In one window of Pseudomonas sp. IAC-BECa141 DNA:
- a CDS encoding alpha/beta hydrolase, which produces MRNESIRYLIVPGWQGSPEDHWQTHWQNSLPNSARVEQADWLTPRREDWVAALAEAIAADSSPVILIAHSLGCITVAHWAATAPLHHLRQVRGALLVAPADVERPACAPALRNFAPIPTDLLPFPSQVVSSDNDAAVSAPRALELARNWGAEAGILAGAGHINVKSGHQRWEQGFAYLYRLQNRMEHHARRRA; this is translated from the coding sequence ATGCGCAACGAATCAATCCGCTATCTGATTGTGCCGGGCTGGCAAGGATCGCCAGAAGATCATTGGCAAACCCACTGGCAAAACAGCCTGCCCAACAGCGCGCGGGTGGAGCAGGCCGACTGGCTGACGCCGCGTCGTGAAGACTGGGTCGCGGCGCTGGCCGAGGCGATTGCCGCCGACAGCTCGCCGGTGATTCTCATCGCGCACAGCCTGGGCTGCATCACCGTGGCGCACTGGGCGGCCACCGCGCCGCTGCATCACCTGCGTCAGGTGCGCGGCGCGCTGCTGGTCGCACCGGCGGATGTCGAACGCCCGGCTTGCGCGCCGGCACTGCGCAATTTCGCACCGATTCCGACCGATCTGTTGCCGTTCCCGAGCCAAGTCGTCAGCTCCGACAACGACGCCGCCGTCAGCGCGCCGCGTGCGCTGGAACTGGCGCGCAACTGGGGCGCCGAGGCGGGGATTCTCGCAGGCGCCGGCCATATCAACGTGAAGTCCGGGCATCAACGCTGGGAGCAGGGATTCGCTTATCTGTATCGCCTGCAAAACCGCATGGAACACCACGCCCGGCGCCGTGCCTGA
- a CDS encoding ExbD/TolR family protein has product MAFSTQDSDEVLSEINVTPLVDVMLVLLVVFIVTAPLLTNAIPINLPKTEAVAPVEQKDPLVVSIDGTGKLFINKDEIQTDLLEFNLKSAKAKDPEVRVQLQADNGVNYGEVARAMASIERAGITRLSVITAR; this is encoded by the coding sequence ATGGCCTTCTCCACGCAAGACAGCGACGAGGTGCTGAGCGAGATCAACGTGACGCCGCTGGTGGACGTGATGCTGGTGCTGCTGGTGGTGTTCATCGTCACCGCGCCGCTGCTGACCAACGCGATACCGATCAACCTGCCGAAAACCGAAGCGGTGGCACCGGTCGAGCAGAAAGACCCGTTGGTGGTGAGCATCGACGGTACGGGAAAACTGTTTATCAACAAGGACGAAATCCAGACGGATTTGCTGGAGTTCAACCTCAAATCGGCCAAGGCCAAGGACCCGGAAGTGCGCGTGCAATTGCAGGCCGACAACGGGGTGAATTACGGCGAAGTGGCGCGAGCCATGGCTTCGATTGAGCGGGCGGGCATCACCAGGCTGTCGGTGATCACTGCACGATAA
- a CDS encoding energy transducer TonB — translation MGNVQTAASAQEVLWRQAPSGELVDLGRPHCVPLGQLRLQRAPKGILSRRETILLGVLALVVHGAVIYWINQHPTPALPIVPPEIPPMTIEFSRPAPPAPPVVVPPPPVPVVEPPPPVEDELATKPPPKPKPILKPKPVAKPVPKPAPKAVEQTPAPPQPAAPVAAPAPPAPPAPAPVTPASANAAYLKNPAPEYPSLAQRRGWEGTVLLRVHVLASGKPGEIQIQKSSGRQQLDDAALDAVKRWSFVPAKQGDVAQDGWVSVPIDFKIH, via the coding sequence ATGGGCAATGTCCAGACCGCCGCCAGTGCACAGGAGGTGCTGTGGCGCCAGGCGCCGAGCGGCGAGTTGGTCGATCTCGGCCGGCCTCATTGTGTGCCGTTGGGGCAGCTGCGTCTGCAGCGCGCGCCCAAGGGCATCCTGAGCCGCCGCGAAACGATTCTGCTCGGCGTTCTGGCGCTGGTAGTGCACGGCGCGGTGATCTACTGGATCAACCAGCATCCGACGCCGGCGCTGCCGATCGTGCCGCCGGAAATTCCACCGATGACCATCGAGTTTTCGCGTCCGGCACCCCCGGCGCCGCCTGTGGTTGTGCCGCCGCCACCGGTACCTGTGGTCGAGCCTCCGCCGCCGGTGGAAGACGAACTGGCGACCAAGCCACCACCGAAACCGAAGCCGATTCTCAAACCGAAACCGGTCGCCAAACCCGTACCGAAACCAGCGCCAAAAGCGGTCGAGCAAACACCGGCTCCGCCACAACCGGCAGCCCCGGTCGCTGCGCCAGCGCCACCTGCACCACCGGCGCCTGCTCCGGTGACGCCGGCCTCGGCCAACGCCGCGTACCTGAAGAACCCGGCGCCGGAATATCCGTCGCTGGCCCAGCGTCGCGGTTGGGAAGGCACGGTGTTGCTGCGGGTTCATGTGCTGGCCAGCGGCAAACCGGGAGAAATCCAGATTCAGAAAAGCAGTGGCCGGCAACAGCTCGACGACGCGGCGCTGGACGCCGTGAAGCGCTGGAGCTTCGTGCCGGCCAAGCAGGGTGATGTCGCCCAGGACGGCTGGGTCAGCGTACCCATCGATTTCAAGATTCATTAA
- a CDS encoding TonB-dependent receptor — MSPLNIASPPPPRRLKHLPLALLLAGSAIWSHGYAAEAQTPAPAPADKATSATSQLETVTVTTRRREESSQDVPTPMSVVSGQTLETQRVYRIQDLQQLVPSVNVAYMHARQSSVSIRGLGNNPASDGLEGSVGLYIDNVYLGRPGMAVFDLMDIEQLEVLRGPQGTLFGKNTTAGVINISTRAPSFTPERSIETSFGEDGYFQTKGTLSGPLNDQLAGRISAYRTRSDGDIKNEFNGHDLNGGSRDGFRAQLLFKPNEDFNLRWIGDYNEEDSSAGTRVLFNTGPTINGVNLYSTRAAAAGATLVNGSHRKVNLDSDQHVTVHQGGTSVEANWTLPSDFTLTSVSSYRFWNFTPRNDDGLNVAATYNAGVSVEDKQYSQEFRLASPKGEFFDYVLGAYYFGSDLDNKSFAYYGPQADIWNGTPRGALANVNSVGRGHIKTDSFALFAQGTWHLTPRLDFTAGVRGTYEEKNAWVNRDAPVGGAAVTGAAANARRGRTGAYDSGDLNQYSSSPSGLLNLSYRFTDDLLGYATLSHGEKSGGVNLVVGSAPTAGADSLLIGTERANNAELGFKSTLWDRRLQLNANVFWTQVNAYQTNAYDDVNRVQYLTNAGSVRSRGVEFDSTVIPVRGLTLNFNGSYNDVSYLSYKDAPCPPEVSQAPGAPASCDLSGHQVVGASKWIGNANGKYEWNLDNGLQPYVTGSYAFRSKAVGTVEDSDYGQIPSYAVVNLSTGLRGDFNQGQWDVSLWLKNAFDKTYYTTLWTGGNGGYEGLLGTPRTLGVTGRYDF; from the coding sequence ATGAGTCCGTTGAATATCGCTTCACCGCCGCCGCCACGACGGCTCAAACATCTGCCTCTGGCCCTGTTGCTGGCGGGGAGTGCCATTTGGAGCCACGGCTACGCCGCTGAAGCGCAAACCCCTGCGCCGGCACCGGCAGACAAGGCCACGAGCGCCACTTCGCAACTGGAAACCGTGACCGTCACCACCCGCCGTCGCGAAGAAAGTTCTCAGGATGTGCCGACGCCAATGAGCGTGGTCAGCGGCCAGACGCTAGAGACGCAAAGGGTCTACCGGATTCAGGATCTGCAGCAGCTGGTACCCAGCGTCAACGTCGCCTACATGCATGCACGCCAGTCCAGCGTGTCGATCCGGGGCCTGGGCAACAACCCGGCCAGCGATGGTCTGGAAGGCAGCGTCGGGCTGTACATCGACAACGTTTATCTGGGTCGCCCGGGGATGGCGGTGTTCGACCTGATGGACATCGAACAACTCGAAGTCCTGCGCGGGCCGCAAGGGACGTTGTTCGGCAAGAACACCACCGCCGGGGTGATCAACATCAGCACCCGCGCGCCGAGTTTCACCCCGGAACGCAGCATCGAAACCTCGTTCGGCGAGGACGGTTACTTTCAGACCAAGGGCACGCTGTCCGGGCCGCTCAACGATCAGTTGGCCGGACGCATATCTGCCTATCGCACTCGCAGCGACGGCGACATCAAGAACGAATTCAACGGCCATGATCTGAACGGTGGTTCCCGCGACGGTTTCCGGGCGCAGTTGCTGTTCAAGCCCAACGAAGACTTCAATCTGCGCTGGATCGGTGACTACAACGAAGAGGATTCCAGCGCCGGCACCCGCGTGCTGTTCAACACCGGGCCGACCATCAATGGCGTCAATCTCTACTCGACCCGAGCCGCCGCTGCTGGCGCGACACTGGTCAACGGCTCGCACCGCAAAGTCAATCTGGACAGCGACCAGCACGTCACCGTGCATCAGGGCGGCACGTCGGTGGAGGCCAACTGGACCCTGCCGAGCGACTTCACCCTGACCTCGGTCAGCTCCTACCGCTTCTGGAATTTCACCCCGCGCAACGATGATGGCCTCAACGTGGCGGCGACCTACAACGCCGGGGTGTCGGTGGAGGACAAACAGTATTCCCAGGAATTTCGCCTGGCATCGCCCAAGGGCGAGTTCTTCGATTACGTCCTCGGTGCCTACTATTTCGGCTCGGACCTGGACAACAAATCCTTCGCCTATTACGGCCCACAGGCGGACATCTGGAACGGCACGCCACGGGGCGCACTGGCCAACGTCAACAGCGTCGGCCGTGGCCATATCAAGACCGACAGCTTCGCGCTGTTCGCCCAAGGCACCTGGCACCTGACCCCGCGTCTGGATTTCACCGCCGGGGTGCGTGGCACTTATGAAGAGAAGAACGCCTGGGTCAATCGTGATGCGCCGGTGGGTGGCGCAGCGGTCACCGGCGCCGCAGCCAATGCGCGACGCGGCCGCACCGGCGCCTACGATTCCGGCGACCTGAACCAGTACAGCTCCAGCCCGTCCGGATTGCTCAACCTCAGCTATCGCTTCACCGATGATCTGCTCGGCTACGCCACGCTGTCCCACGGCGAGAAATCCGGTGGGGTCAACCTCGTGGTCGGCTCGGCTCCTACCGCTGGCGCCGACTCGCTGCTGATCGGCACCGAGCGCGCCAACAACGCCGAACTCGGCTTCAAGAGCACGCTGTGGGATCGGCGTTTGCAGCTCAACGCCAACGTGTTCTGGACTCAGGTCAACGCTTACCAGACCAACGCCTATGACGACGTCAACCGGGTGCAATACCTGACCAACGCCGGCTCAGTGCGCTCGCGCGGGGTGGAGTTCGACAGCACCGTGATCCCCGTGCGCGGCCTGACGCTGAACTTCAACGGCTCGTACAACGACGTCAGTTATCTCTCGTACAAGGACGCGCCGTGCCCGCCGGAAGTCAGCCAGGCCCCGGGTGCTCCGGCCTCTTGCGACCTCAGCGGTCATCAGGTGGTCGGCGCTTCGAAATGGATCGGCAACGCCAACGGCAAGTACGAATGGAATCTGGATAACGGCCTGCAACCTTACGTCACCGGCAGCTACGCATTCCGCTCCAAAGCGGTGGGCACGGTCGAGGATTCCGACTACGGCCAGATCCCGAGCTACGCGGTGGTCAACCTCTCCACCGGCTTGCGCGGCGACTTCAATCAGGGCCAGTGGGATGTCTCGCTGTGGCTGAAAAACGCCTTCGACAAAACCTACTACACGACCCTGTGGACTGGCGGCAACGGCGGCTATGAAGGCCTGCTCGGTACGCCGCGCACCCTCGGCGTCACCGGTCGCTACGACTTCTGA
- a CDS encoding MotA/TolQ/ExbB proton channel family protein, with protein sequence MTLLASPLESIESAVIWLLVVFSVATWGLALLKALQFGRLKAQDRKFHKRFWAASSLDSAAELSETQPGAAARVAQAGYAAIQVGEAPQANDLSQAINHQDRLERALRQQIVRERRSLETGLAVVASIGSTSPFIGLFGTVWGIMEALKGISAAGSASLETVAGPIGAALVATGVGIAVAVPAVLVYNYFLRRLKLTAADLDDFAHDFYSLAQKSSFRVLIHPTAHKAAVQGNATKVKEAS encoded by the coding sequence ATGACGTTACTGGCATCTCCACTGGAATCCATCGAAAGCGCGGTGATCTGGCTGCTGGTGGTCTTCTCTGTCGCAACCTGGGGCCTGGCATTGCTCAAGGCTTTGCAGTTCGGCCGGTTGAAGGCGCAGGACCGCAAATTTCACAAGCGCTTCTGGGCGGCGTCGAGTCTGGACTCCGCCGCCGAGTTGAGCGAAACCCAGCCCGGCGCTGCAGCGCGGGTGGCACAAGCCGGTTATGCGGCGATTCAGGTGGGCGAGGCCCCGCAGGCCAATGACCTGAGCCAGGCGATCAACCATCAGGATCGTCTCGAACGTGCCTTGCGCCAGCAGATTGTCCGCGAGCGCCGTTCGCTGGAAACCGGTCTGGCGGTGGTCGCGAGTATTGGCAGCACCTCGCCGTTCATTGGTCTGTTCGGCACGGTGTGGGGAATCATGGAAGCGTTGAAAGGTATCAGCGCGGCGGGCTCGGCTAGCCTGGAAACGGTCGCCGGTCCCATCGGTGCAGCGCTGGTCGCCACCGGTGTGGGGATCGCGGTCGCGGTGCCGGCGGTGCTGGTTTACAACTACTTTTTGCGTCGTCTGAAACTGACGGCGGCGGACCTGGACGACTTTGCCCACGACTTCTACAGCCTGGCGCAAAAGAGCTCGTTCCGTGTGCTGATCCACCCGACCGCGCACAAGGCTGCGGTCCAGGGCAACGCGACAAAAGTGAAGGAGGCGTCCTGA
- a CDS encoding LysR family transcriptional regulator yields the protein MHIDLRQLRHFIALAEQRSFVAGAQAVNLSQSAFSRSIQALEHSVGCQLVDRGRKELPPTKQGQVLLEHVRRLVSGAQQMANEISQFNGLEAGELRFGCGPAPAAGLIPRAIGSFIGRYPKARVHYQVDDWQSLSKRLLSEEFEFFVADTRHFEADPDYLTHRLRPRKWHFCCRAGHPLGAFEQVTAEQLMSYPLAVSIRPPNLRKVIVDLSGRPDFVPNVECENSASLLGVVLRSDAIGIVGAYSDALHQARGELVCLKVKGLADDLDELYTRYGIVSRAGYRLSPLAEAMIEQIKAIDAVEEEVCSLANLAV from the coding sequence ATGCATATCGACTTGCGCCAACTCAGACACTTCATCGCCCTTGCCGAACAACGCAGCTTTGTCGCCGGCGCGCAGGCGGTGAACCTGTCGCAGTCGGCGTTCAGTCGCAGCATTCAGGCGCTGGAGCACAGCGTCGGTTGCCAATTGGTGGATCGCGGGCGCAAGGAATTGCCGCCGACCAAACAGGGCCAGGTGCTGCTTGAACACGTGCGGCGACTGGTCAGCGGTGCGCAGCAGATGGCCAACGAGATCAGCCAGTTCAACGGGCTGGAGGCGGGGGAATTACGCTTCGGTTGCGGCCCGGCGCCGGCGGCAGGATTGATCCCGCGAGCGATCGGCAGCTTCATCGGCCGCTACCCGAAAGCGCGGGTGCACTACCAGGTCGATGACTGGCAGAGCCTGAGCAAAAGACTGCTGAGCGAGGAGTTCGAATTCTTCGTCGCCGACACTCGGCACTTCGAGGCGGACCCGGATTATCTGACCCACCGCTTGCGGCCACGCAAATGGCATTTCTGCTGCCGCGCCGGGCATCCGCTGGGCGCTTTCGAGCAAGTCACGGCAGAGCAATTGATGAGTTATCCACTGGCCGTGAGCATTCGTCCGCCGAACCTGCGCAAGGTCATTGTCGACCTCAGTGGCCGCCCGGATTTTGTCCCGAACGTGGAGTGTGAAAACAGCGCCAGCCTGCTCGGCGTGGTGCTGCGCTCCGATGCAATCGGCATCGTCGGTGCCTATTCGGATGCGCTGCATCAGGCTCGTGGCGAGTTGGTGTGTTTGAAGGTCAAGGGGTTGGCGGATGATCTGGATGAGCTTTACACCCGTTACGGAATTGTCAGCCGCGCCGGGTATCGCCTGTCGCCGTTGGCCGAGGCGATGATCGAGCAGATCAAGGCAATCGATGCGGTGGAAGAGGAGGTCTGCTCGCTGGCAAATCTGGCCGTTTGA
- a CDS encoding aryl-sulfate sulfotransferase, with the protein MLPITTALPVLLSGAVLSAGALAAPSVYPTGVTRYDPAKAFNQYVIFSGADKQTHLIDMNGNEVKSWPQSGFPSAIIDPKLVGGERGHVLLQLSEKDPGKLGSAGNGLGNQSIGELDWNGKVVWQWGDQAPGGAAQQHHDQRRLSNGNTVVLANKVHKVKGFKVPEVIDDAIYEVSPAGEVKWQWLASDHLNEFGFTAEQLKLVRASENPDYLHINNLSLVGPNKWFDAGDKRFNPDNLLLDSRNANFIAIIDKHSGKVVWRLGPNLPLANPKTAQQIPRPVDQFVGQHDAHIIPAGLPGAGNLLVFDNQGLAGYPNVTLGLISGSRVLEIDPVKNEIVWQYSAANSKQPGWAFYSSFISSARRLPNGNTLIDEGMNGRFFQVTANGENVWEYVSPYLGKAPGSDAISNWVYRALPVSYDWVPAETPRSETAVIAPAIGVQQTNASR; encoded by the coding sequence ATGTTGCCCATCACAACCGCTTTACCGGTGTTGTTGTCCGGCGCAGTGCTCAGTGCCGGGGCGCTCGCCGCGCCCAGCGTCTACCCCACCGGCGTTACCCGTTACGACCCGGCCAAGGCCTTCAATCAATATGTGATCTTCAGCGGTGCCGACAAGCAGACGCACCTGATCGACATGAACGGCAATGAGGTGAAGAGCTGGCCGCAATCAGGTTTTCCCTCGGCAATCATCGACCCGAAACTGGTCGGTGGAGAGCGCGGCCATGTGTTGCTGCAGCTGAGCGAAAAGGATCCCGGCAAGTTGGGCTCTGCCGGCAACGGCCTCGGCAATCAGAGCATCGGCGAGCTGGACTGGAACGGCAAAGTCGTCTGGCAGTGGGGCGACCAGGCACCCGGTGGTGCTGCGCAACAGCATCACGATCAGCGTCGCCTGAGCAACGGCAACACCGTGGTGCTGGCGAACAAGGTGCACAAGGTCAAAGGCTTCAAGGTGCCCGAGGTGATCGACGATGCGATCTACGAGGTCAGCCCCGCGGGCGAGGTGAAATGGCAGTGGCTGGCGTCGGATCACTTGAACGAGTTCGGCTTCACCGCCGAACAATTGAAGCTGGTACGTGCCAGCGAAAATCCGGATTACCTGCACATCAACAACCTCAGCCTGGTCGGGCCGAACAAGTGGTTCGATGCCGGCGACAAGCGCTTCAACCCGGACAACCTGCTGCTCGATTCGCGCAACGCCAATTTCATCGCGATCATCGACAAACACAGCGGCAAAGTGGTGTGGCGCCTGGGGCCGAACCTGCCGTTGGCCAATCCGAAAACCGCGCAGCAGATTCCGCGTCCGGTAGACCAGTTTGTAGGTCAGCATGACGCGCACATCATCCCGGCGGGGTTGCCCGGCGCGGGCAATCTGCTGGTGTTCGACAACCAGGGTTTGGCGGGTTACCCGAACGTCACGCTGGGGCTGATTTCCGGTTCGCGGGTGCTGGAAATCGACCCGGTGAAAAACGAAATCGTCTGGCAGTACAGCGCCGCCAATTCGAAGCAGCCGGGGTGGGCGTTCTACAGCTCGTTCATCAGCAGCGCGCGGCGCTTGCCCAACGGCAACACGTTGATTGATGAGGGCATGAACGGGCGATTTTTCCAGGTCACGGCCAATGGCGAAAACGTCTGGGAATACGTCAGCCCTTATTTGGGCAAGGCACCGGGCAGTGACGCGATCAGCAATTGGGTCTATCGGGCCCTTCCTGTGAGTTATGACTGGGTTCCTGCGGAAACGCCGCGTTCGGAGACGGCAGTGATTGCGCCGGCCATTGGTGTGCAACAAACCAATGCCAGTCGTTAG
- a CDS encoding sigma 54-interacting transcriptional regulator, with protein sequence MSFETFGQPLLTFPDAEKSPLSIRAKALVFVDPRSRQLREEMAQLAPRSISVLIRGETGTGKELLARHIHRASDRSGLFVSVNCGAISPTYADAELFGYAAGSYSGSASSRAGWFGSANGGTLYLDEIGDLPLPIQIKLLAALENHEVTRVGAHQPSPVDVRLVAATSIDLAQAVAAGKFHERLYHYLSEGQLELPALRARVGDILSLAEYFLGIYSQRLDLPVPLISEAAQQVLEQHSWPGNTRELENVIHFALLVSTGDEILPEHLNLPEVSGPLVQIERHAASISLNGTADERKALKELLLSLSEAL encoded by the coding sequence ATGAGTTTTGAAACCTTCGGTCAGCCGTTGCTGACCTTTCCCGATGCGGAAAAAAGTCCCCTGAGCATTCGCGCCAAGGCGCTGGTGTTCGTCGATCCGCGCTCACGCCAGTTGCGCGAGGAAATGGCCCAACTCGCACCGCGCTCGATCTCGGTGTTGATTCGCGGTGAGACCGGCACCGGCAAGGAATTGCTCGCCCGCCACATCCACCGTGCCAGTGATCGCAGCGGGCTGTTTGTCTCGGTCAATTGCGGCGCGATCAGCCCGACCTACGCCGATGCCGAATTGTTCGGCTACGCCGCCGGCAGTTACAGCGGTTCGGCCAGCAGCCGCGCTGGCTGGTTCGGCTCGGCCAACGGCGGCACCTTGTACCTGGACGAAATCGGCGACCTGCCGCTGCCGATCCAGATCAAGTTGCTTGCCGCCCTGGAAAATCACGAAGTCACCCGCGTCGGTGCTCATCAACCGAGCCCTGTGGACGTACGTCTGGTGGCGGCGACCAGCATCGATCTGGCGCAAGCGGTGGCGGCGGGGAAATTCCACGAGCGGCTTTATCACTATCTCAGCGAAGGGCAACTGGAACTGCCGGCACTGCGCGCGCGGGTCGGCGACATTCTGTCGCTGGCCGAGTACTTCCTCGGCATCTACAGCCAGCGCCTCGATCTGCCAGTGCCGCTGATCAGCGAAGCGGCGCAGCAGGTGCTGGAACAACACAGTTGGCCGGGCAACACTCGGGAGCTGGAAAATGTCATTCATTTTGCGCTGCTGGTGAGCACCGGCGACGAAATCCTGCCGGAGCACCTGAACCTGCCCGAGGTGTCTGGGCCGCTGGTTCAGATCGAGCGTCATGCGG